Proteins encoded by one window of Prevotella nigrescens:
- a CDS encoding peptidylprolyl isomerase, which produces MNLKKYCVIFVLVGTVITMMGVPARTLSISQSPFKNDSTDIGKENPESVVDEVLWVVGDEPILKSDLEIMRLQSETEGKKWKKNPNCEILEQIAVQKLFLHQAALDSISVTEAEVMQSVEQQINAWISFPQIGSKEKLEEYQHKSIAQIRQDLHDDFKNRLLVERMQEKLVGDVKVSPAEVREFFKKLPTDSIPMIPANVEVQILTQTPKIEPEEIARIKDQLRNYTERVTKGETSFETLARLYSEDTESARRGGELGYMGRGMLDPTFASAAFNLTDPKKISKVVESDFGYHIIQLIDRRGDKINCRHILLRPKVSEKALNGAIHRLDSIRNDIKAGKFTFDDATSFLSDDKDTKNNHGLMINVRGATRTSHFAMKDLPSEIAHIVDTMKVGEISSPFKMVDAKGQEVCAIIKLRSRIDEHRATITEDLQPMKNIVIAKKRQEVIRKWIEKKVKETYVKMAPEYRDCDFEYEGWVR; this is translated from the coding sequence ATGAATTTAAAGAAATATTGTGTTATATTTGTTCTTGTTGGAACTGTCATTACGATGATGGGAGTTCCAGCAAGAACGCTTTCTATATCTCAATCTCCTTTTAAAAACGACTCAACGGATATTGGAAAAGAAAACCCAGAAAGCGTTGTAGATGAAGTTTTGTGGGTTGTAGGCGACGAGCCAATTCTTAAGTCTGATCTTGAGATTATGCGTTTGCAAAGCGAAACAGAAGGTAAAAAATGGAAGAAAAATCCTAATTGCGAAATCTTGGAACAGATTGCTGTACAAAAACTTTTCTTGCATCAAGCAGCATTGGACAGTATTTCTGTTACAGAAGCAGAAGTAATGCAAAGTGTCGAACAACAAATTAATGCGTGGATATCTTTTCCTCAAATAGGTTCGAAAGAGAAATTAGAAGAATATCAACATAAAAGCATTGCACAAATACGACAGGACTTGCACGATGATTTTAAGAATCGTTTGTTAGTAGAGAGAATGCAGGAGAAATTAGTTGGAGATGTAAAGGTCTCTCCAGCTGAAGTTCGTGAGTTTTTTAAGAAACTACCAACAGATAGTATCCCGATGATTCCTGCAAATGTGGAAGTGCAAATCTTAACGCAGACTCCAAAAATTGAACCTGAAGAAATAGCAAGAATAAAAGACCAACTTCGCAATTATACAGAAAGAGTTACGAAAGGAGAAACTTCTTTCGAAACACTTGCACGTCTATATTCTGAAGATACAGAATCGGCACGTAGAGGTGGAGAATTGGGCTATATGGGACGTGGAATGTTAGATCCTACATTTGCATCTGCCGCTTTCAATCTGACGGATCCTAAAAAAATATCTAAAGTTGTAGAAAGCGATTTTGGGTATCACATTATACAATTAATAGATAGACGTGGCGATAAAATAAACTGTCGGCACATTTTGTTAAGACCGAAGGTTTCTGAAAAGGCTTTGAATGGAGCAATACATCGATTAGATTCTATTCGTAATGATATTAAAGCAGGAAAATTTACTTTCGACGATGCGACATCGTTCCTATCTGACGATAAAGATACAAAAAATAATCATGGACTTATGATTAATGTTAGAGGCGCAACCCGTACATCGCACTTTGCAATGAAAGATTTACCTTCTGAGATTGCGCATATTGTAGATACTATGAAAGTTGGAGAGATATCATCTCCTTTTAAAATGGTAGATGCAAAAGGACAAGAGGTTTGTGCTATTATAAAGTTGAGGAGTAGAATAGACGAACATCGTGCAACAATTACAGAAGATTTACAACCAATGAAGAATATTGTTATTGCAAAGAAACGTCAAGAAGTTATTCGTAAATGGATTGAGAAAAAAGTAAAGGAAACTTATGTAAAGATGGCTCCAGAATATCGGGATTGCGATTTCGAATACGAAGGTTGGGTTAGATGA
- a CDS encoding peptidylprolyl isomerase, whose product MRIIISLATMLLSSVMAFAQQNDPVIMTINGNPIHRSEFEYSYNKNNTDGVIDKKSINEYVDLFVNYKLKVQAALDAKLDTLSSFKQEFMTYRDQQVRPTMITDADVEAEAQKIYKETRDRIESNGGLVRCAHILLSLNQKATEKEQAAIANRADSIYNVLKKGGNFAELAKKYSNDPGSAARGGELPLITKGQTVQAFENALFSMKPGEISHPILSPFGYHIIKYIKKEDFQPYDSLKADIHQFIEARNLREQIIDQKLGRMAAEAGNGITPEQLVEKKLAEMEAKDENLKNLVKEYHDGLLLIEMSTRTVWDKAASDEAGLQAFFNKHRKNYAWKEPRFKGIAYHVQKAADVKAVKDCVAKIPFKTWGDKLRTTFNNDSTIRIRVEKGIFKKGDNALVDRDIFKEKVEVKPMKDYPIDAVYGKKLKAPEDLDDVRSLVISDYQEELEKEWVKSLRQKYSVVIDPEVLATVNKH is encoded by the coding sequence ATGAGAATAATAATTTCTTTAGCTACTATGCTGCTCAGCAGTGTAATGGCTTTTGCACAACAAAATGATCCTGTAATTATGACGATAAATGGCAATCCCATTCATCGTTCAGAGTTTGAGTATTCATATAATAAGAATAATACCGATGGAGTAATAGATAAAAAGTCTATAAACGAATATGTAGACTTGTTTGTCAATTATAAATTGAAGGTTCAAGCTGCCTTAGATGCAAAACTTGATACACTTAGTTCCTTTAAGCAAGAATTTATGACTTACCGTGATCAGCAGGTACGTCCTACAATGATTACCGATGCCGACGTAGAAGCTGAGGCACAGAAAATCTATAAGGAAACAAGAGATAGAATAGAAAGTAATGGTGGTTTAGTTCGTTGTGCTCATATCTTGCTTTCGCTTAACCAAAAGGCAACAGAGAAAGAGCAGGCAGCTATTGCCAACAGAGCCGACTCTATATATAATGTATTGAAGAAAGGTGGTAACTTTGCTGAATTGGCAAAGAAATATTCTAACGACCCTGGTTCAGCTGCACGCGGTGGCGAATTACCTTTAATAACAAAAGGTCAGACTGTACAAGCTTTTGAAAACGCTCTTTTCTCTATGAAACCTGGAGAAATTAGTCATCCAATATTATCTCCGTTCGGATACCATATCATTAAATATATCAAGAAAGAGGACTTCCAACCGTACGATTCTCTAAAGGCTGACATTCACCAATTCATAGAAGCACGTAACTTGCGTGAGCAAATTATCGATCAGAAACTTGGTAGAATGGCTGCAGAAGCAGGAAATGGAATTACGCCGGAGCAGCTTGTGGAAAAGAAACTTGCAGAAATGGAAGCGAAAGATGAGAACCTTAAAAACCTTGTGAAAGAATATCACGATGGTCTTCTGCTTATCGAAATGAGCACACGCACAGTTTGGGACAAGGCTGCATCAGATGAAGCGGGGCTACAAGCATTCTTTAATAAGCATAGAAAAAACTATGCATGGAAAGAGCCTCGCTTTAAAGGCATAGCCTATCATGTACAAAAGGCTGCCGATGTAAAAGCCGTTAAAGATTGTGTTGCTAAAATCCCATTCAAAACATGGGGCGATAAGCTACGAACAACGTTCAATAATGATAGTACTATTCGTATTCGTGTAGAGAAAGGAATATTTAAGAAAGGCGACAATGCATTAGTGGATAGAGATATTTTTAAGGAAAAAGTAGAAGTAAAACCAATGAAAGATTATCCTATTGATGCTGTTTATGGTAAAAAACTAAAAGCGCCAGAAGATTTAGACGATGTTCGTAGTCTTGTAATTTCCGATTATCAAGAAGAACTCGAGAAAGAGTGGGTAAAAAGTCTTCGTCAGAAATATTCTGTAGTAATAGATCCTGAAGTTTTAGCCACAGTTAATAAGCATTAA
- the guaB gene encoding IMP dehydrogenase has translation MSSFVADKIVMDGLTYDDVLLIPAYSEVLPKGVELKTKFSRNIELNIPFVTAAMDTVTESAMAIAIAREGGIGVIHKNMTIEEQARQVAIVKRAENGMIYDPVTIRRGRTVREALAMMAEYHIGGIPVVDEENHLVGIVTNRDLRFERHFDKTIDEVMTSENLVTTHQQTDLTAAAQILQENKIEKLPVVDKDNHLVGLITYKDITKAKDKPMACKDEKGRLRVAAGVGVTVDTMERASALVEAGVDAIVIDTAHGHSQGVIGKLRDVKTAFPNLDVVVGNIATGEAAKFLVENGADAVKVGIGPGSICTTRVVAGVGVPQLSAIYDVYSALKDTSVPLIADGGLRYSGDVVKALAAGGSSVMIGSLVAGTEESPGDTIIFNGRKFKSYRGMGSLEAMEQKNGSRDRYFQGDISDNKKLVPEGIAGRVPYKGTVQEVIYQLVGGLRSGMGYCGAPSIEKLHNARFTRITNAGVMESHPHDIAITSEAPNYSRPE, from the coding sequence ATGTCTTCATTTGTTGCAGATAAAATCGTAATGGACGGACTGACTTACGATGACGTCCTTTTAATACCAGCTTATTCAGAGGTACTACCCAAGGGGGTGGAGTTGAAAACCAAGTTCTCACGTAACATCGAACTGAACATTCCTTTCGTAACGGCGGCGATGGACACCGTAACCGAAAGTGCTATGGCAATAGCTATTGCGCGCGAAGGAGGAATCGGTGTGATACATAAGAACATGACGATAGAAGAACAAGCCCGGCAAGTTGCTATCGTAAAGCGTGCTGAGAATGGAATGATTTACGACCCAGTAACCATTCGTCGGGGACGTACTGTAAGAGAAGCGTTGGCTATGATGGCTGAATATCATATTGGTGGTATTCCTGTTGTTGATGAAGAAAACCATTTAGTGGGTATTGTTACTAACCGCGACTTACGCTTCGAACGTCACTTTGACAAGACCATCGACGAGGTGATGACAAGTGAAAACCTTGTAACGACACATCAGCAAACCGACCTTACGGCGGCTGCACAAATATTGCAAGAGAACAAAATAGAGAAGCTGCCGGTTGTCGATAAAGACAACCATTTGGTGGGCTTGATTACATATAAGGACATTACAAAGGCAAAGGACAAACCTATGGCGTGCAAGGACGAGAAAGGACGCTTGCGCGTTGCAGCTGGCGTGGGCGTTACAGTCGATACGATGGAGCGCGCTTCGGCATTGGTAGAAGCTGGTGTTGATGCTATTGTTATTGATACGGCACACGGACATTCGCAAGGTGTAATTGGCAAATTGCGCGATGTGAAGACGGCTTTCCCTAATCTTGATGTTGTAGTAGGCAACATTGCAACGGGCGAAGCTGCAAAATTCCTTGTTGAAAATGGTGCTGATGCCGTGAAAGTGGGTATCGGTCCTGGTTCAATCTGTACCACTCGAGTGGTTGCTGGTGTCGGTGTACCACAGCTTAGTGCTATCTACGATGTTTATTCAGCATTGAAAGATACCAGTGTTCCACTGATTGCTGACGGCGGTTTGCGTTATTCAGGCGACGTGGTAAAGGCATTGGCAGCAGGTGGCAGCAGCGTAATGATTGGTTCGTTGGTAGCAGGAACTGAAGAATCGCCGGGCGATACCATTATCTTCAACGGACGTAAGTTTAAGAGTTACCGTGGTATGGGTTCATTGGAGGCTATGGAACAGAAGAACGGTTCGCGCGACCGCTACTTCCAAGGCGACATCAGCGACAACAAGAAGCTTGTTCCGGAAGGCATTGCGGGTCGTGTACCATACAAGGGAACTGTACAAGAAGTGATTTATCAGCTTGTAGGCGGTTTGCGTTCGGGTATGGGCTACTGTGGTGCACCTTCGATTGAGAAGCTTCACAATGCGCGTTTCACACGCATTACCAACGCTGGGGTGATGGAAAGCCACCCACACGACATTGCCATAACAAGCGAAGCACCAAACTATTCACGTCCCGAATAA
- a CDS encoding OstA-like protein → MIIDNNSKHTKYFNRHRIFIYMILCLFGLSSSLSVSAQKDKQKQKAKIYIDHADILRHNQMEMPNVQVVKGNVKFRHKDMTLLCDSAYINDQQNTFQAFGHVNFRRKDGTHLTCQRAFYDGFQQTLRARGKVVVRQPFKSLKCDSLDYNMASNVANYFGGRGILTYGGNVIAADQGDYNTETHDANFYGNVVIRTPKYNINTPTAHGNTETGIMNVVGKSVIRTKRGEIVHTENGTYNSKTDNMQLNGFSTIKSPQRDIEGNEITYNSITGDATGHGNVKINDKVNKRTMMGEDIAYNGKSGHTEGHGKVKIIDHKEKRTITGEDVIYNANTGHSEGHGNVKIVDELKQRTITGDNLLYNSKTHVGEGKGNVDYIDYKSKHAFKGDYIHYTDTAAIAYGGKPGPVAKDFSKGNDTLFVHADTITMKAFNFNTPQVYRKIFGIDNVRAYRTDVQAVCGLFIANTKDSCLVMYQEPIVWSDNRQLLGDSIKVFMNDSTIREAHIFGNALSIEELKDKEHYNQVASKTMHAQFLDGKMRTAQAVSNVATVYYPIEEKDSSIIGLNYLETDTMRIYMSPQQQLEKIWTNKFTSTLYPITQIPPDKVFLPNFHWYESVRPKDKFDIFRKVARKDDSDVRPSEVAAPPRQKFSN, encoded by the coding sequence ATGATTATAGATAATAATAGTAAACATACGAAATATTTCAACAGGCATAGGATCTTCATTTATATGATTCTATGCCTATTTGGACTAAGTTCATCGCTTTCTGTTTCTGCACAAAAAGATAAACAAAAACAAAAGGCAAAGATATATATTGACCACGCCGACATTTTGCGACATAATCAAATGGAAATGCCAAATGTCCAAGTTGTGAAAGGTAATGTAAAATTCAGACATAAAGATATGACCTTGCTGTGCGACAGTGCTTATATTAACGACCAGCAAAATACATTTCAAGCATTTGGGCATGTTAACTTCAGGCGTAAAGATGGAACACATTTAACTTGTCAGCGAGCTTTTTACGATGGTTTTCAACAAACATTAAGAGCACGTGGAAAAGTTGTTGTGCGCCAACCATTCAAATCTTTAAAATGCGATAGTTTAGATTATAACATGGCATCGAATGTTGCAAATTATTTTGGTGGACGTGGAATATTAACTTATGGTGGAAATGTGATTGCAGCTGATCAAGGCGATTACAATACAGAAACACACGATGCTAATTTCTATGGTAATGTTGTAATTCGTACACCAAAATACAATATTAATACGCCAACTGCACACGGAAATACTGAAACGGGAATAATGAATGTTGTTGGAAAATCGGTAATTAGAACCAAACGGGGCGAAATTGTTCATACAGAAAACGGAACATATAATAGTAAAACCGATAATATGCAATTGAATGGCTTCTCTACTATTAAATCTCCACAACGCGATATTGAAGGAAACGAAATAACCTATAATAGTATTACTGGCGATGCAACAGGGCATGGTAACGTAAAGATAAACGATAAAGTAAACAAACGTACTATGATGGGCGAAGACATTGCTTATAATGGTAAGAGTGGACACACAGAAGGACATGGGAAAGTTAAAATTATAGACCATAAAGAAAAACGTACAATTACTGGTGAAGATGTTATTTATAATGCAAACACGGGACATAGTGAGGGGCATGGCAATGTTAAAATAGTAGATGAACTTAAACAGCGTACCATAACTGGCGATAATCTCTTATATAATAGTAAGACTCATGTTGGAGAAGGTAAAGGAAATGTAGATTATATTGACTATAAAAGTAAGCACGCTTTTAAAGGAGATTATATTCATTATACCGATACCGCAGCTATTGCATACGGTGGAAAACCAGGTCCGGTAGCTAAAGACTTTTCAAAAGGTAACGACACTTTGTTTGTACATGCCGATACCATCACTATGAAAGCTTTTAATTTTAATACGCCACAAGTGTATCGTAAAATTTTTGGTATTGATAATGTACGTGCTTATCGTACAGATGTTCAGGCTGTGTGTGGCTTATTCATAGCTAACACTAAAGATTCTTGCTTGGTTATGTATCAAGAACCTATTGTTTGGAGCGACAATAGGCAACTTCTCGGCGATTCTATCAAAGTTTTTATGAACGATTCCACCATTCGTGAAGCACATATTTTTGGTAACGCATTATCGATAGAAGAACTTAAAGATAAGGAACATTATAATCAGGTAGCCTCTAAAACAATGCATGCACAGTTCTTAGATGGAAAAATGAGAACTGCACAAGCTGTCAGCAATGTTGCCACCGTTTATTATCCTATAGAAGAAAAGGATAGTTCTATTATAGGCTTAAATTATTTGGAAACCGACACTATGCGTATTTATATGTCGCCACAACAACAGTTAGAAAAAATTTGGACAAACAAATTTACTTCTACCTTATATCCTATTACGCAAATACCTCCCGACAAAGTATTTCTCCCTAATTTTCATTGGTACGAATCGGTACGACCCAAAGATAAATTCGATATATTCAGGAAAGTGGCACGAAAAGACGATTCTGATGTTCGTCCTTCCGAAGTAGCAGCTCCTCCACGCCAAAAGTTTAGCAACTAA